A part of Corynebacterium afermentans subsp. lipophilum genomic DNA contains:
- a CDS encoding RNA polymerase sigma factor, translating into MVASEASSNNADDVTAVSSDGGAGSVAKSSAKKAAKKAAKKTAKKTAKKTVKKTAKKTAKKTAKKAAKKAAKKTARKTTAKKATAKKATKAAKDAAADADELEDELQAGGNDADELNAQDVDRDDADFDPEIDDEDDTFDEDIDDALGDDDEDDARDDDAEDDEDEESEDSSSVWDIEESAALRQARKDAQLTASADSVRAYLKQIGKVALLDAEQEVSLAKRIEAGLYAQYRLDEMARAAAEGDKDAKLTPAVKRDLRSVARDGRKAKNHLLEANLRLVVSLAKRYTGRGMAFLDLIQEGNLGLIRAVEKFDYSKGYKFSTYATWWIRQAITRAMADQARTIRIPVHMVEVINKLGRIQRELLQDLGREPTPLELAKEMDITEEKVLEIQQYAREPISLDQTIGDEGDSQLGDFIEDSEAVVAVDAVSFTLLQDQLQDVLHTLSEREAGVVRLRFGLTDGMPRTLDEIGQVYGVTRERIRQIESKTMSKLRHPSRSQVLRDYLD; encoded by the coding sequence GTGGTAGCCAGCGAAGCTTCAAGCAATAATGCCGACGACGTGACTGCAGTTTCGTCCGACGGTGGCGCAGGCAGCGTTGCCAAATCCAGCGCGAAAAAAGCGGCTAAGAAGGCTGCGAAGAAAACCGCGAAAAAGACCGCCAAGAAGACGGTGAAGAAGACAGCCAAAAAGACGGCGAAAAAGACCGCGAAGAAGGCTGCGAAGAAGGCTGCGAAGAAAACCGCGAGAAAGACGACTGCGAAGAAGGCAACGGCAAAGAAGGCAACTAAAGCAGCGAAAGATGCTGCCGCAGATGCCGACGAGTTGGAGGACGAGCTCCAGGCCGGCGGTAACGACGCTGACGAGCTGAACGCGCAGGATGTCGACCGCGACGATGCGGATTTCGATCCGGAGATCGACGACGAGGACGACACCTTCGACGAAGACATCGACGACGCGCTCGGCGATGATGATGAGGACGACGCGCGCGATGACGACGCCGAGGATGACGAGGACGAGGAAAGCGAAGATAGCTCCTCCGTCTGGGACATCGAAGAGTCCGCCGCACTGCGGCAGGCGCGCAAGGACGCGCAGCTCACAGCATCTGCGGACTCGGTGCGCGCGTACCTCAAACAGATCGGCAAGGTCGCTCTGCTCGATGCCGAGCAGGAAGTCTCGCTTGCCAAGCGCATCGAGGCCGGGTTGTACGCGCAGTACCGTCTCGACGAAATGGCGCGCGCAGCCGCCGAAGGCGACAAAGACGCCAAGCTCACCCCCGCCGTGAAGCGCGACCTGCGGTCGGTTGCTCGCGACGGCCGCAAGGCGAAGAACCACCTGCTGGAAGCAAACCTGCGCTTGGTGGTCTCCCTGGCAAAGCGCTACACCGGTCGCGGCATGGCTTTCTTGGACCTGATCCAGGAGGGCAACCTCGGTCTTATTCGCGCTGTGGAGAAGTTCGACTATTCCAAGGGCTACAAGTTCTCCACTTACGCCACGTGGTGGATCCGCCAGGCCATCACCCGCGCAATGGCGGACCAGGCCCGCACCATCCGTATTCCGGTGCACATGGTCGAAGTCATCAACAAGCTCGGCCGTATCCAGCGCGAGTTGCTGCAGGACCTCGGCCGCGAGCCCACGCCGCTCGAGCTGGCGAAGGAAATGGATATCACCGAGGAGAAAGTCCTCGAGATTCAGCAGTACGCCCGCGAGCCGATCTCGCTTGACCAGACCATCGGCGACGAGGGCGACAGCCAGCTCGGCGACTTCATCGAGGACTCTGAGGCCGTCGTGGCTGTGGACGCGGTGTCGTTCACGCTGCTGCAGGACCAACTGCAAGACGTGCTGCACACCCTCTCCGAGCGCGAGGCCGGTGTTGTACGTCTGCGCTTCGGGCTAACGGACGGCATGCCGCGCACCCTCGACGAGATCGGCCAGGTCTACGGCGTGACGCGCGAGCGCATCCGCCAGATCGAGTCCAAGACCATGTCGAAGTTGCGTCACCCGTCGCGCTCACAGGTGCTGCGCGACTACCTGGATTAA